Below is a window of Rhizobium jaguaris DNA.
CGTTGCCCAGGAGGCTCCGCCGGCTATTAACAACTGGTCGGGCTTCTACATCGGTGGCACCGGCAGCTACAACATGGGCCATTTCAACCACAACGGTAACTCCTATGCTTGGGGTGGCTCGGCCTTCACCGGCTACAACTGGCAGCAGGGCCAGATCGTATATGGCGTTGAAGGTGACCTCGGCTATGCCGACTCCGAAGCGACCCGCAATGGCCTGACCGCCAAGAACGGCGTAAACGGCTCGGTTCGCGGCCGTATCGGTTACGACTTCAACCCGTTCATGCTGTACGGCACGGCTGGTCTGGCAATCGGCCAGAACAAGCTCGAGGACGCTACCTCGTCTGAAAGCAAGACGGCTGTCGGCTACACGGTCGGTGCCGGTGCTGAAACGTTCATTACCAACAACATTACGGCTCGTCTCGAATATCGCTTTACCGACTACGGTCGTAAGGATTTCCACCTCGACTCCGGCAGCTTCTCGCGTGGCTACGACGAGAACAGCGTCAAGGTCGGTATCGGCGTCAAGTTCTGATAATTTGATGGCATAATCTGACGAAAAAGCCGGGGTTCGCGCCCCGGCTTTTTCCGTTTCATGGTTCTGAATATTTATCCGGCGTCTCTCGGGAAGTCCGTGGAGGCGGCCAGTTCACGCCAGTCGGCCAGTTCTTTGGCGACATACTCGTTCTTCGCCTCGATCGCGCCGATCGTATCGGTGCCGAATGGCATGCGTAGCGGCGGATTGGCCGAATGTGCAAGCGTGATCATAGACTTTGCAAGCCGTGCCGGATCGCCGGGCTGGCCGTGGTTGTGACCGGCTGCGAAATCGCGCATGGCGCCGGCAGGGGTGTCCTTGTAGTCGGCAATCGAACTCGGGCTGACGGCGAGCGAGCTTTCGTCAAGGAAGTCGGTCCGGAAGAAGCCGGGTTCGACGACGGTGACTTTGATGCCGAGCGGCTGCAGTTCCGCCGCCATTGCTTCGGAGAGGCCTTCGACTGCGAACTTCGTCGAAGAATAGATGCCCCAACCGGCAAAGCTCTGATAGCCACCGACCGAGGACATGTTGATCACATGACCGGAACGCTGCCGGCGCATATGCGGCAGCACGGCGCGAGTGACCTTCAGCAGGCCGAAGACGTTCGTCGCATAGAGCTTCTCGATTTCCTCGGCGGTTGCCTCTTCCACTGCACCTAGCAGCCCGTAGCCGGCGTTGTTGAGAAGAATGTCGATCTTGCCGAAGCGCTTGACGGCTTCCGCGGCAGCTTCATGGGCCTGCGCCTCGTTCGAAACGTCGAGGGCGACGGGCAGGAGGTTCGGATGGTTGCCGAAGTTCTCGGCCAGCCCGGCAGGATTGCGGGCCGTGGCGACAACGCCGTCGCCAGCATTGAGAGCTTCTTGAGCGATGAGGGCGCCGAAGCCGCGGGATGCACCCGTGATGAACCAAACGCGCATGACTTTCTCCTTCGTGGGTTTGCAATTCCGTGGGTGGAATTGGCTTGCAGGAGAAAGGTAGCTTGATGGCTTCGTTGAGATAATCTACTTTTTCCTCCATGAAGTACTGAGAAAATCTCATCAATGCGACGCATCCGTTCGACCGATCTGGCGATCTTCCTGGCCATTGCCCAACACCGCAGCTTCCGCAAGGCCGCGGTAGAGCTCGGTGTGACGGCTTCCGCGCTCAGTCATTCGCTGCGGGCGATCGAGGAACGTCTGGACGTGCGGCTGGTCAATCGCACCACCCGCGGCGTCGGGTTGACGGAGGCCGGCGAGCGCCTGTTCGAGCGCATCCGCCCGGCTTTCCTCGATATCGACGATGCGCTCGAGGATCTCGATAAATTCCGCAGCCAGCCCTACGGCAAACTGCGCATCAATACGCCGCGCCCCGCCACCAAGATGGTGTTGCTGCCGATCGTGTCACGGTTCTTGAAGGCTTATCCGGCGGTCGAAATGGAGATCGTGGTGGACGATGGGCTGGTGGATATGGTCTCCGGCGGCTTCGACGCCGGCATCCGGTTCGGAGAAAGCATCGCCGCCGATATGATAGCCATCGCCATCGGTCCTCGTCAGCGGACGGCGATCGTCGGCTCGCCCGAACATTTTCAACGTTTCCCCAAACCGGTCACGCCGCATGATCTGAAAGATCATCCCTGCATCCGCTACCGTTTCCCGAGCGGCACCTATTATCGCTGGGAATTCGAACGCGGTGGCATCGAGCTGGAGATTGAGGTACAAGGGCCGCTGACGCTCGGCGATCATGAGATGATGTTCGACGCCGCCGTCAACGGCTCCGGTCTTGCTTTCATGTTCGAGGATCTCGTGCTGCCGGCTTTGCAGGACGGCCGGCTGATCCGCGTGCTGGAAGACTGGTGCCCCTATTATCCCGGCTTCTTCCTCTATTATCCGAGCCGCCGGCAGTTGCCGACGGCCTTGCGCGCCTTTGTCGATTTCGTGAAGAGCGACAGTGTCCGCCAGAGCTAAAGCATGTCGCGCAAAAGTGGGCAGCGGTTTTGCGATAACGACATGCGCAAAATCAAAGACCTAAAGCGCAAGGAGCGAATCTGAAAGATTGCGATGCGCTTTAGGCCTGCCGCGGCTTCATCGCCTGATAATCCGGAAAATGCTTCTCGAACTTGCGTGCCCAATCGATCAAGTCAGCATGATCCGCTTCCCACTGTCCTTCGAAGCGCAGTTGCAGATAGCCCAGCATGGATGCGAGTGCGAAATGCCCGCCGTGCAACTTCTTGCCGATCTTCGGCGGTTCGGCGTTGAGATGGGTCAGTGTGCGGCTCACCTTCGTCCACTGCCGGTCGATCCAGGGCTGATGCTGCTTCTCCTGATCGCGGAAACGCCGTTCGTAGACGATCGACAAGAGGCACTCGTTGGTGCCGTCGCATAGCGCTTCCAGCACTTCGGCCTCGGTGCGCTTGCCGTCCTTGGCCGGATAAAGCTTCTTGCCCTTCAGCCGATGGAAATGATGCATGATCGCGCGGCTGTCGAAAATGGCTTCACCGTCGTCGGTCAGCAGCGTCGGGATCTTGCCGAGTGGATTGTTATCGATCAGCACGGCCGGACCGGCATTGGTATCGACATGAATTTCGTTAAGCTCGATGCCGAGATGGCGCGCTGCCATCCGTACCTTGCTGGAGAAGGGGGAAGCGGGTGCGCAGAGAAGTCTCATGGAATCACCTATGCGATGTGCGAAAGAAATATCAGTGCTCACCGCGCAGCCAGAAGGCGCGCTGCGAGGCGAAACGGTCCTGCGCCAGCATATCCTTCAGGGCCGGCAGCAAGGCATGCAGCTCGTCCTTCAGCGTAAATGGCGGGTTGACAATGATGAGGCCGGAGCCGGTCAGACCGGTGAAGCCGCGATCGCTTTTGACCGCCAGCTCGGCGCAAAGCATTTTCGGAATCTCCAAAGCCTGCAATGCCTCGTGAAAGGCCTGGAGCGGCGCATCCTTCTTGAGCGGATACCAGAGGCAATAGGTTCCGCCGGGGAAACGGCGCCAGGCTTTCGCAAGGCCGTCTGCCAGCCGCTCATATTCGCCGTCTTCCTCGAAAGGCGGATCGACCAGGACGATGCCACGCTTCTCCTT
It encodes the following:
- a CDS encoding outer membrane protein, producing MRTLIATLMVSGFALGGFTAAHAADAVEQVPQPPVAQEAPPAINNWSGFYIGGTGSYNMGHFNHNGNSYAWGGSAFTGYNWQQGQIVYGVEGDLGYADSEATRNGLTAKNGVNGSVRGRIGYDFNPFMLYGTAGLAIGQNKLEDATSSESKTAVGYTVGAGAETFITNNITARLEYRFTDYGRKDFHLDSGSFSRGYDENSVKVGIGVKF
- a CDS encoding oxidoreductase encodes the protein MRVWFITGASRGFGALIAQEALNAGDGVVATARNPAGLAENFGNHPNLLPVALDVSNEAQAHEAAAEAVKRFGKIDILLNNAGYGLLGAVEEATAEEIEKLYATNVFGLLKVTRAVLPHMRRQRSGHVINMSSVGGYQSFAGWGIYSSTKFAVEGLSEAMAAELQPLGIKVTVVEPGFFRTDFLDESSLAVSPSSIADYKDTPAGAMRDFAAGHNHGQPGDPARLAKSMITLAHSANPPLRMPFGTDTIGAIEAKNEYVAKELADWRELAASTDFPRDAG
- a CDS encoding LysR family transcriptional regulator encodes the protein MRRIRSTDLAIFLAIAQHRSFRKAAVELGVTASALSHSLRAIEERLDVRLVNRTTRGVGLTEAGERLFERIRPAFLDIDDALEDLDKFRSQPYGKLRINTPRPATKMVLLPIVSRFLKAYPAVEMEIVVDDGLVDMVSGGFDAGIRFGESIAADMIAIAIGPRQRTAIVGSPEHFQRFPKPVTPHDLKDHPCIRYRFPSGTYYRWEFERGGIELEIEVQGPLTLGDHEMMFDAAVNGSGLAFMFEDLVLPALQDGRLIRVLEDWCPYYPGFFLYYPSRRQLPTALRAFVDFVKSDSVRQS
- a CDS encoding glutathione S-transferase; translated protein: MRLLCAPASPFSSKVRMAARHLGIELNEIHVDTNAGPAVLIDNNPLGKIPTLLTDDGEAIFDSRAIMHHFHRLKGKKLYPAKDGKRTEAEVLEALCDGTNECLLSIVYERRFRDQEKQHQPWIDRQWTKVSRTLTHLNAEPPKIGKKLHGGHFALASMLGYLQLRFEGQWEADHADLIDWARKFEKHFPDYQAMKPRQA